One Ranitomeya imitator isolate aRanImi1 chromosome 4, aRanImi1.pri, whole genome shotgun sequence genomic window, tgttgggaccatcagttgtgttgagcagaagtctggtgaatacacagctgataatcctactgaatagactattagaatttgtattatggcaagaaaaaagcagctaagtaaagaaaaacgagtggccatcattaagaAATGACactgtcagtctgaaaaattgggaaaactttgaaagtgtcccctcgtgcagtggcaaaaaccatcaagcgctacaaagaaactggctcacatgaggactgccccaggaaaggaagaccaagagtcacctctgcttctgaggataagtttatccaagtcaccagcctcagaaatcgcaggctaacagcagctcagattagagaccaggtcaatgccacacagagttctagcagcagacgcatctctacaactgttaagaggagactttgtgcagcaggccttcatggtaaaatacctgctaggaaaccactgctaaggacaggcaacaagcagaagagacttgtttgggctaaagaacacaaggaatggacattagaccagtggaaatctgtgctttggtctgatgagtccaaatttgagatctttggttccaaccaccgtgtctttgtgcgacgcagaaaaggtgaacggatggactctacatgcctggttcccaccatgaagcatagaggaggaggtgtgatggtgtggaggtgctttgctggtgacactgttggggatttatttaaaatggaaggcatactgaaccagcatggctaccacagcatcttgcagcggcatgctattccattcggtttgcgtttagttggaccatcatttatttttcaacaggacaataaccccaaacacacctccaggctgtgtaagggctatttgaccaagaaggagagtgatggggtgctacgccagatgacctggcctccatagtcaccagacctgaacccaatcgagatggtttggggtgagctggaccgcagagtgaaggcaaaaggccaacaagtgctaagcatctctgggaactccttcaagattgttggaagaccattcccggtgactacctcttgaagctcatcaagagaatgccaagagtgtgcaaagcagtcatcaaagcaaaaggtggcaactttgaagaatctagaatataagacatattttcagttgtttcacactttttgttaagtatataattccacataccgtatatactcgagtataagccgagattttcagcccaaatttttgggctgaaagtgcccccctcggcttatactcgagtcacggtagcggtggggtcggcgggtgagggggtgagggcgctgaggtatacttacctagtcccagcagtcctgacgctccccctgccgtcccacgggcttcggcgctgcagtttcttcctctcttcagcggtcacgtgggaccgctcattacagaaatgaataagcggctccacctcccataggggcggagccgcttattcatttctctaatcagcggtgccggtgaccgctgatagagaaagaagctgcggcaccgaagacaggaggggacagcgcgaggatcgccaggactaggtgagtatgttatattcacctgtcctcgttccagccgccgggcgccgatccatcttcccggccggcgcctccatcttcccggcgtctctgctctctgactgttcaggcagggggcgcgatgacgcatatagtgtgcgcggtgccctctgcctgatcagtcagagcagagacgccaggaagatggaggcgccggaacgagacgccgggagctgcaatcaagggaggtgagtatgtgtttttttttctttattgcggcagcggcggcacaaatttatgtggagcatctatggggcacagtgaacggtgcagagcaccgtatatggcacagcacagctatggggcacaatgaacggtgcagagcaccgtatatggcacagcacagctatggggcacaatgaacggtgcagagcaccgtatatggcacagcacagctatggggtacagtgaacggtgcagagcaccgtatatggcacagcacagctatggggcacagtgaacggtgcagggcaccgtatatggcacagcacagctatggggcacagtgaacggtgcagagcaccgtatatggcacatctatggggcacagtgaacggtgcagagcaccgtatatggcacagcacagctatgtatggggcacaatgaacggtgcagggcaccgtatatggcacagcacagctatggggcacaatgaacggtgcagggcaccgtatatggcacagcacagctatggggcacagtgaacggtgcagagcaccgtatatggcacagctagggggcacaatgaacggtacagagcaccgtatatggcacatctatggggcacagtgaacggtgcagagcaccgtatatggcacatctatggggcacaatgaacggtgcagagcaccgtatatggcacagctatggggcacagtgaacggtgcagagcaccgtatatggcacagctagggggcacaatgaacggtgcagagcactatatggttcacacctatggggaaatatgaacggtgcagagcactatatggcacagctatggggaaataatgatctatttttatttttgaaattcaccggtaaatgctgcatttccaccctaggcttatactcgagtcaataagttttcccagttttttgtggcaaaattaggggggtcggcttatactcgggtcggcttatactcgagtatatacggtatgttagttcatagttttgatgccttcagtgtgaatgcacaattttcatagtcatgaaaatacagaaaaatctttaaatgagaaggtgtgtccaaacttttggtctgtactgtatgcggtTTCTTTCTCTTGGCTCAACGCCTGAGTCTAAACTCTGCTACATGCTTCGGGTGCTggtcaggcacaggttcagtaCTGTCAGGACCGGGGTAACTAGCCACTTGGCTTTGCATCTGTTTCGTTCATGTGCGTGATTGGCACAGTTCAGctgcagagcaagctcaacccttatgctgTACTTCTCAGTGTAAGCGATATGGTTTTGTACCTAGCGCCAAATAGCTCTCTCTCTTTGCTCTGCATCTGCATCATTCAGGTGTGTGGTTAGCACCATTTACTTGCAGAGCTAGTCCAAACCACGTGCCAATATCTCTGTGTTGTTAACAGGGTATAGCACTTTGCATATTTGTGCCATACCCCTCGGTGAAGTAACTGAGCCTGGTATTCAGTGTtccgttcacactgagtggcgttaatTCAGTGTGTTCAAGGTAATGCTCACTGTTTTGTTCTGTCATTGTTCACTCTAGCAGCAGTtatatatctctgcacggtggaccccgggttgcgattgcacattaaattttattttatttaatgcaATCCGCCAACCCCAACAGTAGaggaataaaccaaaacagagaaggataaggaattaccacacatacaaaccaagcaacagtcattaATAACTCCTCAACTCTCCTCATATGTACTCCTCTCCCACCATTAACCAtgtagcaaatgctagctctgacaaggatttgcaacagagcccagattataaaggggaagggagtggctaaccgagctcagctgtgaacacagagatttccaacatggccgattaacccctgctcTACCAgatgaaataaacacatttaaatgaAGAAGAGCTTCTTCTCagcgctggagtaggagcaatcaacactgcggtcttctggctcctagctgtcacggtagccccgtgacacataGAACCAGATTCTGGAGAATGGTGGCACCTTTTAAAATGTAAGTGCATTACAAGCTCTTCCAATAAGCGAGCAAATAAGATGGGCAAAATCTGCCGAAATTCAGATTGACCAGATTCCCTCAGCAATTCAATTTGCATCTAATCAAATTGTTGGGGAAAAAAACAGCTTATTGTTCTCTGAGGTCTCTCCGAATACCAAAACAAAATAAACAGAAgaattaaaaaattacaaaatccaAAGCTATATCCTCCTCTTGTCTTTCATTTATCCTGGCATCACAGTTACACTCCCAATCCTCTACTTGTCCAttccccaggttctgctctaccCTTCCATCTTCACTCTTTGATGATTTTAGTGCTGATTAGGCTTCAAGCCTAGATACATTATGATGCTATGAGTTGGGGACAACACTTGTTATGACATCGTGTAAGGCTCTATCAGTGACTCGGCCTTGTGTGGTGCCTTGATCTGAAGATGGAGGAGAAGACCAAATCCTGAAAGAGGGTGCAAGCCAGTAGAGGATGGCTTGGAAAAGTGAAGCATCCAAACAGGTGAATATGATATAAtgtatttgggttttttttttcacctgaGCAGCTTAATAGCTCTGTATCCATTTAATAGAGCAGAAGGTTTGGACATTTGTAGCAAAATTTGAATTAAATAATTAAAACTGTGTTCAAAGGTTAACATTTATTATGATTTTGTTTTTGCTTTGTCTTTGCCGCTTAGATATTCCTTGGAGTTCATATCGGGTCGTAGTAATATAATGACACATTTTGGGAGAAACATACAAATCACAAGAGCCCAACTGGAAGATAAAATTGCAAAGATCTCCATGGCAACAACATATTGGCCCCTGGCGCTAAGAGTGGCTGGGATGAAGGACATCCAGACACTGAGGAAAGCCAACATACTAAAAGTGATAAATTTGGCTTCATTGAAGCTGTTGGGAAGCCTCCTGGCCAAGAAGGCTACAACGAAACTTGTGGATGACAGCAAACCAAGATACCCCAACATGCACCAGAAGGCAGTGGAGGAGCCTTCGTTACACTCAACTATAATAACACCAGGTTGGGATTTGATGTTGTATTCTGGAAATGGAGGATAAAGGGACAACCAAACAACACAGAGAGACAATTGTATAAGTGAGCACACAAGGATTATTGTGTAGGAAACACTAGGGCTTGTCCATTTTCTGAGCTTACTGTTTGGCTTTGTAGCCATAAAGGCAAACACAACCATGATGGTTTTGGCCAAAATACTAGAAATGCAAATTGTAAATACCATACCAAATATTACCTGTCTCAGAATACATTTTAAAGTTTCAGGGTAACCAATGAAATTTAAAGAACACAAGAAGCAAAAAAGTATAGACAAAAGTAGAAGACAGCTTAGAGAGTAGTTATTTGCCCGAACGATAGGGGTGCTTCTGTATCGAAAGAAAAGACACAATATGAAAAGTGTGAAAACTGATGAGAAGACAGCTGCAGCAGTCAAGGATGAGCCTAACGGACCTTCATAAGAAAGGACCTCAATGGTCTTCAGGATACACTTGTTTTTTTCAGCATTGGGCCACAAGTTCCATGGACATTTGTAACAATCGTCGGAATCTGAGAAAGACATGGGAAAGCAGTTTAGGAACTATGGAGTTGGGAGAAGTAATTTTTTGAAAAATGTAATTCATACTTGGCAACTCCGCAGATGGGACATTGAGATTTCTAAAAGTGGCTTTCAAAATGGACCCAATTACATTGGATAGTTTGCTAAATCACAAATAGTCCATATGTATCCCATCATCACAACATAAAATATATACAGACTTTCAATCTGATCATCTAAACAAATATCAAAGAACTTAAGACCAGACCAGACTTTACCATATAAAATACATCCCACAAGTAAATACCCTAGAGAGACCTAAATTAATATTGACCATAGAGCCCCTAAAGAATTAGAGACATCCAAACCTTAAGGAAATACAAACACCTCTAAGAAACCCCCTTTAGAAATATACACTTCACACAAAATTCCTTTCATAGAGGATTTGAATTCTACTCGAAATTTACAAAAATCGGTATttgccaaaatgcagatttttttgttaTTCGCTTTTGGGTAAATTCAGCAAAATGGAGGTCAAAGTGTACATCATGATGCCGATGACCTCCCGTATGCGTGTGCAGAAGGCGCCATCACATCTATCCAGAAGTTCCAACACAGTGAAAAAGTTACGAAGATTCCATGACAAGTGGCAGGGGATCCGAAGGAAAAAATAGGACATTTTACCTAATCCAATCATCTCTAGTGAGTATATCTAAATGGTCTCTCTAGTTTTAACAAAACTTTGCATTAATCAATAATACAAGCGAACTTCTTCTCTCCCCCACTTCCCTGctttattaaaagggttgtcttcTGGTTAAAACATATCATCGCCTATCAACAGGATAGGCGATAAATTGTTGATTCACTGCTGAGAACTGTACTGATTGACAGAACAGGGACCTTTGAGCCCCGTTGGTAGGTAGCAGCAGTACACAAGTGTAGCCTGTGATCTACTCACTCTCTATAGTGCTGTCGAGGGAAGCACTTGGCTTTTTCTTGAAGCCGCACAGAGAAAAAATGGTGGAGCATTATAGCCCAGTAGTGGGTCATCCGCCAATCAGCATGTTATCACCTCTCTAATAGGTTATAACCTCCTTtaaccagacaacctctttaactaaTCATTAACTCTGTAAATTTGTCTTCGTGAAATCAAGATGAACTGCCATCTTTTTGAGGGATTAGATTACAGCTGTCAATTAAAAGTCTATGGAAAGGGTAGAGGTAGAAGAAAATAGGACAAGAGTGAGAGACAGACAGATAATTCTACAGTTCTCTAGTAAGTGACTTATATTCCCCTGtactagattcacagctacactgctcagtatagCTTTATAATGTTCTCCATGTTACTGCTGAACATATAGTACACAGAGACAGGAGAGAAGGACTCCCTcatgtatgtgtgtgttgtgaatATGAGAAATCATAGCAGCTACTCTCCACCCACTAGCTAAAGGCCGACTGAAAATTAGACAAACGCTGCAGAGTAGTAAAAAGGAGGTAAATGCAGGGTATAAGTAATGAAATAAAACAGAAGAAAGTGCCCCTTGTGCAACTCAAACAGGACAAAATGTACATATTGAATGTGCGATTTCCCACCTGTGATCGCTGTGTACCTCAGGCACAACAATGATTTGGGCTAGGCGTGTGTTCCTGGTGGCTACACCATCCACTGGATCTCACAGAGAGTCCAGATATAGAATTGAAGAACAAGAGGATTTGGATGGGGAAAATTAGTGCTGCCAAGGATCTTTGAGTCAACAGTGGAAAGGGAGTTGTGGctttaaaaaaaggatttattttCCATGTGTTTCGGAACTGATcaagctccttcttcaggcaaaaaACATGCATATCATTCCCGAAACGCATagcaaataaatatttttaaagcCACAATTCCCTTCTCACTGTTTACGCAAAGATCCTAGGCAGCGCTAATTTTTCACCATCCAAATCCCCTTATTCTTCGAGGGTATAAGTAATGTAATGGCCTGAAATAGTGTTAATCCTCATAAATACTCATTGCGGCTATTCTGAAAAGTCACGGGAAGCTACAGGCATGGTTTAAAGGGAACAGAATGCCCATGAGGTCTGTTAGGCTAGGATGGgtttagatcagtgttccccaactctggtcctcaagagccaccaacaggtcttgtcttcaggatttccttagtattgcacaggtgattgaatgcaattatcacctgtgcaatactaaggaaatcctgaaaacatgacctgttggtggctcttgaggaccggagttggggaccactggtttagATACTACTCACTGGTCTTATTAGAGATTTCCCCATGAGGACATGGCACACACTGAAAACAACACGTAGGCTCCCCTCGTCTCACTGCCCTTcggaaacctggagaacaactcTCACTACAGACAGATATCGGAATCTGAAAAAATAACAAGAATGGAAAGGTTAAGCAGTTTACGATCCACTCATCATGTTGCCATTGCCTACAGTTTTTCCATAGCTTACCTGCTCAATGCCAGAAGGCCATATGACAGCACTAACATTAATGGTGAAGATA contains:
- the LOC138674710 gene encoding vomeronasal type-2 receptor 26-like, which produces MTLWLKHYIQNVNVKLNDGREVFFDENGDLPAVYDIVNWQLRGNGGMKKVKVGSYDAAATDGNIFTINVSAVIWPSGIEQIPISVCSESCSPGFRRAVRRGEPTCCFQCVPCPHGEISNKTNSDDCYKCPWNLWPNAEKNKCILKTIEVLSYEGPLGSSLTAAAVFSSVFTLFILCLFFRYRSTPIVRANNYSLSCLLLLSILFCFLCSLNFIGYPETLKCILRQVIFGMVFTICISSILAKTIMVVFAFMATKPNSKLRKWTSPSVSYTIILVCSLIQLSLCVVWLSLYPPFPEYNIKSQPGVIIVECNEGSSTAFWCMLGYLGLLSSTSFVVAFLARRLPNSFNEAKFITFSMLAFLSVWMSFIPATLSARGQYVVAMEIFAILSSSWALVICMFLPKCVIILLRPDMNSKEYLSGKDKAKTKS